Proteins co-encoded in one Streptomyces sp. JH34 genomic window:
- a CDS encoding ABC transporter permease subunit, which yields MSTETGTVAGSDASRIHNIGYRSYDGVRLGRAYARRSLYSQSLRGSFGLGRSAKSKVLPMLLCGVMCLVALILVAVAIATPNMTKLPIKYTDFAIYLQAVIGLFIASQAPQSVSRDLRFKSVPLYFSRPIERADYVVAKYAAMASALLVLTGLPLVILYVGSLLAKFDFADQTKGFGQGMVSVALLSVLFAGLGLVVAALTPRRGFGVAAVIAVMTITYGAVSTVQAIAWQTGSADAITWLGLFSPITLIDGVQTAFLGAASAFPGGEGPGAAVGVVYLIVVLALVAGSYAVLMRRYRRVGL from the coding sequence ATGAGCACTGAGACCGGGACCGTGGCCGGGAGCGACGCCTCCCGCATTCACAACATCGGATACCGCTCCTACGACGGGGTCCGGCTGGGCCGGGCCTACGCCCGCCGTTCCCTCTACTCGCAGTCCTTGCGGGGCTCGTTCGGGCTGGGGAGGTCCGCGAAGTCCAAGGTGCTGCCGATGCTCCTGTGCGGCGTGATGTGCCTGGTGGCGCTGATCCTCGTAGCGGTCGCCATCGCCACGCCCAACATGACGAAGCTCCCGATCAAGTACACGGACTTCGCGATCTACCTGCAGGCCGTGATCGGGCTCTTCATCGCCTCCCAGGCACCGCAGTCCGTGTCCAGGGACCTGCGCTTCAAGAGCGTGCCGCTGTACTTCTCGCGGCCGATCGAGCGGGCCGACTACGTCGTCGCGAAGTACGCCGCCATGGCGTCCGCCCTCCTCGTCCTGACCGGGCTGCCCCTCGTCATCCTCTATGTGGGTTCGCTGCTCGCGAAGTTCGACTTCGCCGACCAGACCAAGGGCTTCGGGCAGGGAATGGTCTCGGTGGCACTGCTCTCCGTGCTGTTCGCCGGGCTGGGCCTGGTCGTCGCCGCCCTCACGCCCCGCCGGGGCTTCGGGGTCGCCGCGGTGATCGCGGTCATGACCATCACCTACGGCGCGGTCTCCACGGTCCAGGCGATCGCCTGGCAGACGGGCTCGGCCGACGCCATCACCTGGCTCGGGCTGTTCTCCCCGATCACACTGATCGACGGGGTGCAGACCGCGTTTCTCGGTGCCGCGTCCGCCTTCCCCGGCGGTGAGGGCCCCGGAGCCGCGGTCGGCGTCGTCTATCTGATCGTTGTCCTCGCGCTCGTCGCCGGCTCGTACGCCGTACTGATGCGCCGCTACCGGAGGGTCGGGCTGTGA
- a CDS encoding HAD family hydrolase, whose protein sequence is MTFSYKLVATDLDGTLLRDDHTVSERTREALAAVTAAGAAHIVVTGRAVPWTRHILDDLGYRGLAVCGQGAQVYDAGEHKLLTSLTLDRQLAGLALSKIEAEVGPLALAASRDGLDGEVLVGPGYQVQDGPLPAVYMNDPAEMWTAPLNKVYIQHPELDDDALAHAARQAVGSLVNVVMAGPGVVEILPLGLSKATGLSLAARRLGLKAADTVAFGDMPNDIPMFGWAQHGVAMANAHDDLKAVAHEITASNEHDGIAIVLEELLRTAPRA, encoded by the coding sequence GTGACCTTCTCCTACAAGCTGGTCGCGACCGACCTGGACGGCACCCTGCTGCGCGACGACCACACGGTCTCCGAGCGCACGCGCGAGGCCCTGGCCGCGGTCACCGCGGCCGGGGCCGCGCACATCGTCGTCACCGGACGCGCGGTGCCGTGGACCCGGCACATCCTGGACGACCTGGGTTACAGGGGTCTCGCGGTGTGCGGGCAGGGCGCGCAGGTCTACGACGCGGGTGAGCACAAGCTGCTGACCTCCCTCACCCTGGACCGGCAGCTCGCTGGTCTCGCCCTGTCCAAGATCGAGGCGGAGGTCGGTCCTCTCGCGCTGGCGGCGAGCCGTGACGGTCTCGACGGCGAGGTCCTGGTCGGGCCGGGGTACCAGGTGCAGGACGGGCCCCTGCCCGCCGTCTACATGAACGACCCCGCCGAGATGTGGACCGCTCCGCTGAACAAGGTCTACATACAGCACCCGGAACTCGACGACGACGCCCTCGCGCACGCCGCGCGGCAGGCCGTCGGCAGCCTCGTGAACGTGGTCATGGCGGGCCCGGGTGTCGTGGAGATCCTGCCGCTGGGTCTGAGCAAGGCGACCGGTCTCTCGCTGGCGGCACGCCGTCTGGGGCTCAAGGCCGCGGACACCGTGGCCTTCGGTGACATGCCCAACGACATCCCCATGTTCGGCTGGGCGCAGCACGGTGTCGCCATGGCCAACGCGCACGACGACCTGAAGGCCGTGGCGCACGAGATCACCGCGTCGAACGAGCACGACGGCATCGCGATCGTGCTGGAGGAACTGCTCCGGACGGCCCCGCGCGCGTAG
- the efeB gene encoding iron uptake transporter deferrochelatase/peroxidase subunit yields the protein MREESHAGSAGVVSRRRLIGSAGAAGAAGLVLGAAGGAGTYAATREEEPTALTAVGSTEAMFHGKHQAGITTPLQARGHLVAFDLTPGAGRTEAAALMRRWSAVAKRLMAGEAAESGAGHDTGVALDAGPSSLTVTFGFGRTFFTRTGLTGRRPAALDPLPAFSSDHLDAKRSEGDLWVQIGADDALVAFHALRALQKEAGSTARVRWQMNGFNRTPGATARPMTARNLMGQVDGTNNPRPSESDFGKRIFVPSDDASASDWMANGSYAVVRRIRMLLDDWEELTVERQEQVIGRRKADGAPLSGGSENTAMDLDKAGPDGKLLIPANAHARISSPEKNGGAAMLRRPFSYHDGISDDGTPDAGLLFVCWQADPFKGFIPVQRKLDRGDALSPFVRHEASGLFAVPGGAGDGEYVGQRLLEA from the coding sequence ATCCGCGAGGAGTCACATGCCGGCAGCGCCGGAGTGGTCTCACGGCGGCGGCTGATCGGCAGCGCGGGAGCGGCCGGAGCGGCAGGCCTCGTGCTCGGCGCGGCCGGCGGCGCGGGCACCTACGCCGCGACACGGGAGGAGGAGCCGACCGCGCTGACCGCGGTCGGCTCGACCGAAGCGATGTTTCACGGGAAACATCAAGCGGGGATCACCACTCCGCTTCAGGCCCGCGGACACCTGGTCGCCTTCGATCTGACACCCGGCGCGGGGCGTACGGAGGCGGCCGCCCTGATGCGCCGCTGGTCGGCGGTGGCGAAACGGCTGATGGCCGGTGAGGCGGCGGAGAGCGGCGCAGGTCATGACACCGGGGTGGCCCTGGACGCCGGTCCGTCCTCCCTGACCGTCACCTTCGGCTTCGGACGCACCTTCTTCACACGCACCGGTCTGACCGGTCGGCGTCCGGCCGCGCTGGACCCGTTGCCGGCGTTCTCCTCCGATCACCTCGACGCCAAGCGGTCCGAGGGCGACCTCTGGGTACAGATCGGTGCCGACGACGCGCTCGTCGCCTTCCACGCCCTGCGCGCCCTCCAGAAGGAGGCCGGATCCACGGCCCGGGTGCGATGGCAGATGAACGGCTTCAACCGCACGCCGGGTGCCACGGCGCGGCCGATGACCGCACGCAATCTGATGGGACAGGTCGACGGCACCAACAACCCCCGGCCGTCCGAGAGCGACTTCGGGAAACGGATCTTCGTGCCGTCCGACGACGCGTCGGCGTCCGACTGGATGGCGAACGGTTCGTACGCCGTCGTCCGGCGGATCAGGATGCTCCTGGACGACTGGGAGGAGCTCACGGTCGAGCGCCAGGAACAGGTCATCGGACGGCGCAAGGCGGACGGCGCCCCGCTCAGCGGCGGCTCGGAGAACACCGCGATGGACCTGGACAAGGCGGGACCGGACGGCAAGCTGCTGATCCCCGCCAACGCCCACGCCAGGATCTCCTCCCCCGAGAAGAACGGTGGTGCCGCGATGCTGCGGCGCCCGTTCTCGTACCACGACGGCATCTCCGACGACGGCACCCCGGACGCCGGACTGCTCTTCGTCTGCTGGCAGGCCGACCCGTTCAAGGGCTTCATCCCGGTCCAGCGCAAACTGGACCGCGGGGACGCTCTCTCGCCGTTCGTCCGGCACGAGGCGAGCGGCCTGTTCGCCGTCCCGGGGGGCGCCGGGGACGGCGAGTACGTGGGGCAGCGCCTGCTGGAGGCATGA
- the serS gene encoding serine--tRNA ligase, producing MIDLRLLREDPDRVRASQRARGEDVALVDALLSADELRRSSGIRFDELRSEQKSLGKLIPKATPEERAELLKKADQLKSEVKAADAAQDEADAEAKRLLLQLGNIVHEDVPVGGEEDFVVLETHGTIRDFGAEGFEPKDHLELGEALRAIDMERGAKVSGSRFYYLTGIGALLELALVNAAIAQATEAGFVPMITPALVRPRAMEGTGFLGQASENVYHLEKDDYYLVGTSEVPLAAYHMDEIIDADQLPLRYAGYSPCFRREAGTYGKDTRGIFRVHQFEKVEMFSYVDPADAEAEHRRLLDWEKQWLTGLELPFQVIDVATGDLGSSASRKFDCEAWIPTQGKYRELTSASNCDGFQARRLSVRMRDGKKVQPLATLNGTLCAVPRTIVAILENHQLADGSVRVPEVLRPYLGGRELLEPVSK from the coding sequence GTGATTGACCTTCGCCTGCTCCGTGAGGACCCCGACCGTGTTCGCGCCTCCCAGCGCGCCCGTGGAGAGGACGTCGCGCTCGTCGACGCCCTTCTCTCCGCCGACGAGCTGCGCAGGTCGTCCGGCATCCGCTTCGACGAACTCCGCTCCGAGCAGAAGTCGCTCGGCAAGCTGATCCCCAAGGCCACACCCGAGGAACGCGCCGAGCTCCTCAAGAAGGCCGATCAGCTCAAGTCCGAGGTCAAGGCCGCCGACGCCGCGCAGGACGAGGCGGACGCCGAGGCCAAGCGGCTGCTCCTGCAGCTCGGCAACATCGTCCACGAGGACGTGCCGGTGGGCGGCGAGGAGGACTTCGTCGTCCTGGAGACGCACGGCACGATCCGCGACTTCGGCGCGGAGGGCTTCGAGCCCAAGGACCACCTCGAGCTCGGCGAGGCGCTGCGCGCCATCGACATGGAGCGCGGGGCCAAGGTCTCCGGATCACGCTTCTACTACCTGACCGGCATCGGCGCACTGCTCGAACTGGCCCTGGTCAACGCGGCGATCGCGCAGGCCACCGAGGCCGGTTTCGTCCCCATGATCACCCCGGCCCTGGTGCGCCCGCGCGCCATGGAGGGCACGGGCTTCCTCGGCCAGGCCTCGGAGAACGTCTACCACCTGGAGAAGGACGACTACTACCTGGTCGGCACCTCCGAGGTACCCCTCGCCGCGTACCACATGGACGAGATCATCGACGCCGACCAGCTGCCCCTGCGGTACGCCGGCTACTCGCCGTGCTTCCGCCGCGAGGCCGGCACCTACGGCAAGGACACCCGGGGCATCTTCCGTGTCCACCAGTTCGAAAAGGTCGAGATGTTCTCGTACGTCGACCCGGCGGACGCCGAGGCCGAGCACCGCAGGCTCCTGGACTGGGAGAAGCAGTGGCTCACCGGCCTGGAGCTGCCGTTCCAGGTGATCGACGTCGCCACCGGGGACCTGGGCTCCTCGGCCTCGCGGAAGTTCGACTGCGAGGCGTGGATCCCGACCCAGGGCAAGTACCGCGAGCTGACCTCCGCGTCGAACTGCGACGGCTTCCAGGCGCGCCGGCTCTCCGTCCGTATGCGGGACGGCAAGAAGGTCCAGCCGCTGGCGACGCTGAACGGCACCCTCTGTGCAGTACCGCGCACGATCGTGGCGATCCTGGAGAACCACCAGCTGGCCGACGGTTCGGTGCGTGTGCCCGAGGTCCTCCGTCCGTACCTGGGCGGGCGCGAACTGCTGGAGCCGGTCTCCAAGTGA
- a CDS encoding ABC transporter ATP-binding protein — MIATESLSKRFPRVTALDRLSLDIGPGVTGLVGSNGAGKSTLIKILLGLSPATEGRAAVLGLDVATEGAAIRERVGYMPEHDCLPPDVSATEFVVHMARMSGLPPTAARERTADTLRHVGLYEERYRPIGGYSTGMKQRVKLAQALVHDPRLVLLDEPTNGLDPVGRDEMLGLIRRVHTDFGISVLVTSHLLGELERTCDHVVVIDGGALLRSSSTSDFTSVTTTLAVEVTDSDDHPDGTDALRKALTEAGITLVGHDGLDGEGLPGAGHILLVEATGEETYDLVRDSVAGLGLGLIRMEQRRHRIAEVFRAGEAHRAAPAATAGVGQQKGSGHHEH; from the coding sequence GTGATCGCAACCGAAAGCCTGAGCAAGCGGTTCCCGAGGGTGACCGCGCTTGACCGGCTCTCCTTGGACATCGGACCGGGCGTGACCGGCCTGGTGGGTTCCAACGGGGCCGGCAAGTCCACACTGATCAAGATCCTGCTGGGTCTGTCCCCCGCCACCGAGGGCCGGGCCGCGGTGCTCGGGCTCGACGTGGCCACCGAGGGCGCCGCGATCCGGGAGCGGGTCGGGTACATGCCCGAGCACGACTGTCTGCCTCCCGACGTCTCGGCGACCGAGTTCGTCGTCCACATGGCGAGGATGTCCGGGCTGCCGCCCACCGCCGCGCGTGAGCGCACCGCGGACACCCTGCGGCACGTCGGTCTGTACGAGGAGCGCTACCGCCCAATCGGCGGCTACTCGACCGGCATGAAGCAGCGGGTGAAGCTGGCCCAGGCCCTGGTCCACGACCCGAGGCTGGTCCTCCTCGACGAGCCGACCAACGGCCTGGACCCCGTCGGCCGGGACGAGATGCTCGGTCTGATCCGCCGTGTCCACACCGATTTCGGCATCTCGGTGCTGGTCACCTCGCACCTCCTGGGGGAGCTGGAGCGGACCTGCGACCACGTCGTGGTCATCGACGGCGGCGCACTGCTGCGGTCCAGCTCGACCAGCGACTTCACCTCGGTCACGACGACCCTGGCGGTCGAGGTGACCGACAGCGACGACCATCCGGACGGTACGGACGCCCTCCGCAAGGCCCTGACCGAGGCCGGGATCACGCTCGTGGGCCATGACGGACTCGATGGCGAGGGGCTGCCGGGAGCGGGCCACATCCTCCTGGTCGAGGCGACGGGCGAGGAGACCTACGACCTGGTCCGCGACAGTGTCGCCGGGCTCGGACTGGGTCTCATCCGGATGGAACAGCGGCGCCACCGCATCGCCGAGGTCTTCCGCGCCGGAGAGGCGCACCGGGCGGCTCCGGCCGCGACAGCCGGCGTCGGACAGCAGAAGGGGAGCGGTCACCATGAGCACTGA
- a CDS encoding ATP-binding cassette domain-containing protein, which produces MTTIEIDHTSRWFGNVVAVNDISMTVGPGVTGLLGPNGAGKSTLINMMAGFLAPSTGEVTLDGTRIWRNESVYKAIGIVPEREGMYDFLTGREFVVANAELHGLGGAAAAKALATVEMEYAQDRKISTYSKGMRQRVKMASALVHDPSVLLLDEPFNGMDPRQRMQLMDLLRRMGAEGRTVLFSSHILEEVEQLASHIEVIVAGRHAASGDFRKIRRLMTDRPHRYLVRSSDDRALAAALIADPSTAGIEVDVTERALRVQAVDFGRFTTLLPKVAREHGIRLLTVSPSDESLESVFSYLVAA; this is translated from the coding sequence GTGACCACCATCGAGATCGACCACACCTCGCGCTGGTTCGGCAACGTGGTCGCCGTCAACGACATCAGCATGACCGTGGGTCCGGGAGTCACCGGGCTGCTCGGCCCCAACGGTGCCGGCAAGTCCACGCTGATCAACATGATGGCCGGCTTCCTCGCTCCGTCGACCGGCGAGGTGACGCTCGACGGCACGCGGATCTGGCGCAACGAGTCGGTCTACAAGGCCATCGGGATCGTCCCCGAGCGGGAGGGCATGTACGACTTCCTGACCGGCCGCGAGTTCGTCGTCGCCAACGCGGAGCTGCACGGACTGGGTGGCGCGGCCGCGGCGAAGGCGCTGGCCACGGTCGAGATGGAGTACGCGCAGGACCGCAAGATCTCCACGTACAGCAAGGGCATGCGCCAGCGCGTGAAGATGGCGTCCGCCCTGGTCCACGACCCCTCGGTGCTGCTGCTGGACGAGCCGTTCAACGGCATGGACCCGCGGCAGCGCATGCAGCTCATGGACCTGCTGCGCCGGATGGGAGCGGAGGGGCGCACGGTGCTGTTCTCCTCCCACATCCTGGAGGAGGTCGAGCAGCTCGCGTCGCACATCGAGGTGATCGTGGCGGGCCGCCACGCCGCGTCCGGCGACTTCCGGAAGATCCGCCGGCTGATGACGGACCGGCCGCACCGCTACCTCGTGCGGTCCAGCGACGACCGGGCGCTCGCCGCGGCGCTCATCGCGGACCCCTCGACCGCGGGGATCGAGGTCGACGTCACGGAGCGGGCCCTGCGCGTCCAGGCGGTCGACTTCGGCCGCTTCACGACCCTGCTCCCGAAGGTCGCGCGTGAGCACGGCATCCGGCTGCTGACCGTGTCCCCGTCCGACGAATCCCTCGAATCGGTTTTCTCCTATCTCGTAGCGGCCTGA
- the pheA gene encoding prephenate dehydratase has product MSATRYAYLGPEGTFTEVALRTLPEAATRELVPMVSVPAALDAVRNGEAAAALVPIENSVEGGISATLDELTTGAPLMIYREVLLSITFALLVRPGTKLSDIKTVTAHPAAQPQVRNWMAAHLPNAVWESAASNADGARLVQEGRYDAAFAGEFAAATYGLEPLVTEIHDAENAQTRFVLVGRPARPSAPTGADKTSVVIWLGDDHPGALLELLQEFAVRGVNLMLIQSRPTGEGIGNYCFAVDAEGHVADRRVGEALMGLKRICPNVRFLGSYPRAGVTPEEVGPLRIGTSDTDFTEASDWLARSQDGRV; this is encoded by the coding sequence ATGTCAGCCACGCGCTACGCCTACCTCGGCCCCGAAGGCACCTTCACCGAGGTGGCCCTCCGTACGCTCCCCGAAGCCGCCACCCGCGAACTCGTCCCGATGGTCTCCGTGCCGGCCGCTCTGGACGCGGTACGCAACGGGGAGGCCGCGGCGGCGCTCGTCCCCATCGAGAACTCCGTGGAGGGCGGGATCAGCGCGACGCTCGACGAGCTGACCACGGGCGCCCCGCTGATGATCTACCGCGAGGTACTGCTCTCCATCACGTTCGCGCTGCTGGTGCGCCCCGGGACGAAGCTCTCGGACATCAAGACAGTCACGGCCCACCCCGCCGCTCAGCCCCAGGTGCGCAACTGGATGGCGGCGCATCTGCCCAACGCGGTGTGGGAGTCGGCCGCCTCGAACGCGGACGGCGCCCGGCTGGTCCAGGAGGGGCGCTACGACGCCGCCTTCGCCGGTGAGTTCGCGGCGGCGACCTACGGGCTGGAACCGCTGGTGACGGAGATCCACGACGCGGAGAACGCCCAGACCCGATTCGTACTGGTCGGGCGCCCGGCCAGGCCGTCCGCGCCCACGGGAGCCGACAAGACCTCGGTGGTCATCTGGCTCGGCGACGACCACCCTGGGGCGCTGCTCGAACTGCTCCAGGAGTTCGCCGTCCGCGGGGTCAACCTGATGCTGATCCAGTCCCGGCCCACCGGGGAGGGCATCGGGAACTACTGCTTCGCCGTGGACGCGGAGGGGCACGTCGCCGACCGCCGCGTCGGTGAGGCGCTGATGGGGCTGAAGCGGATCTGCCCGAATGTGCGGTTCCTCGGTTCGTATCCGCGCGCGGGAGTGACGCCCGAAGAGGTGGGGCCCCTGCGGATCGGGACGTCGGACACCGACTTCACCGAGGCGTCCGACTGGCTGGCCCGCAGCCAGGACGGCCGGGTCTGA
- a CDS encoding ABC transporter permease subunit, translating into MYDPTVARLTYRALLGRRRAAILFVLPVLLVAIAVAVRAFAGADDGVASGVLGGFAIATMVPLIGVIAGTGAIGPEIDDGSIVYLLAKPVKRPTIIFTKLIVAIGVTMLFSALPTLIAGLILNGNGGQIAVAYTIAALVASIAYSALFLLLGTVSRHAVVFGLVYALVWEALFGSLVPGARTLSVQQWSLSVAEKVAGDGLVTSDVGLPLATVLLAGVTVVATWYAGQKLRALKLAGEE; encoded by the coding sequence ATGTACGACCCCACAGTCGCCCGGCTCACCTACCGGGCCCTGCTCGGCCGGCGCCGGGCCGCCATCCTGTTCGTCCTGCCGGTCCTGCTGGTGGCCATCGCGGTCGCGGTGCGGGCGTTCGCCGGTGCCGATGACGGTGTGGCCTCCGGCGTACTGGGCGGGTTCGCCATCGCCACGATGGTCCCGCTCATCGGTGTCATCGCGGGGACCGGAGCCATCGGGCCCGAGATCGACGACGGCTCGATCGTCTATCTGCTGGCCAAGCCGGTGAAGCGGCCCACCATCATCTTCACCAAGCTCATCGTGGCCATCGGCGTGACGATGCTGTTCTCGGCCCTGCCGACACTGATCGCCGGCCTGATCCTCAACGGCAACGGCGGGCAGATCGCCGTGGCCTACACGATCGCGGCGCTGGTCGCCTCCATCGCGTACAGCGCGTTGTTCCTCCTGCTCGGCACGGTCAGCCGGCACGCGGTCGTCTTCGGCCTCGTGTACGCCCTCGTGTGGGAAGCCCTCTTCGGCAGCCTGGTACCGGGCGCGCGGACGCTCAGCGTGCAGCAGTGGTCCCTCTCGGTGGCCGAGAAGGTCGCCGGGGACGGCCTGGTCACCTCGGACGTCGGTCTGCCGCTGGCGACCGTCCTGCTGGCCGGTGTCACGGTCGTCGCCACGTGGTACGCGGGTCAGAAGCTGCGCGCGCTGAAGCTCGCCGGTGAGGAGTGA
- a CDS encoding RNA 2'-phosphotransferase — protein MDERRTVKVSKYLSKHLRHEPDRIGIRLDAQGWVSVDELLRACARQGFVVTRDELDHVVASNDKQRFAVDGDRIRANQGHSVTVDLGLPAAEPPAYLYHGTVARALETIRAEGLRPMNRHHVHLSPDRGTAVRVGARRGAPVVISVDSGAMHRAGHLFHVTANGVWLTDLVPPPYLRLR, from the coding sequence ATGGACGAACGACGCACCGTCAAGGTGTCCAAGTACCTGTCGAAGCATCTCCGGCATGAGCCCGACCGGATCGGGATCCGTCTCGACGCACAAGGCTGGGTGTCCGTGGACGAGCTGCTGCGGGCCTGCGCCCGACAGGGCTTCGTCGTCACCCGGGACGAACTCGACCACGTGGTGGCGTCCAACGACAAGCAGCGCTTCGCCGTGGACGGCGATCGCATCCGGGCGAACCAGGGCCACTCGGTCACCGTGGACCTGGGCCTGCCCGCGGCGGAGCCGCCCGCGTACCTCTATCACGGGACAGTGGCACGGGCACTGGAAACCATCCGCGCCGAAGGGCTCCGTCCCATGAACCGGCACCACGTCCACCTGTCACCCGACCGCGGGACCGCGGTCCGGGTCGGCGCCCGGCGCGGGGCCCCGGTCGTCATCTCCGTGGACTCGGGGGCCATGCACCGGGCAGGACACCTCTTCCACGTCACGGCCAACGGGGTCTGGCTCACCGACCTCGTGCCACCGCCCTACCTGCGCCTGCGGTAG
- a CDS encoding SDR family oxidoreductase, producing the protein MDLRGARERWVRTGGIELCVAELGDPSQPTIVLVHGYPDSKEVWSEVARRLAERWHVVLYDVRGHGRSTAPRPLRGGFTLEKLTDDFLAVVDAVSPDRPVHVVGHDWGSVQSWEFATVERTKGRIASFTSMSGPSLDHFGHWIKQRASRPSPRRLGQLLGQGAKSWYVYALHTPVLPEMAWRGPLGRQWPRILRRMEKVPADGYPTASLPQDAAHGAWLYRDNIRTRLRRPRPDAHAHVPVQLITPTGDAFLSPSLYDDLETWVPRLVRRALPAKHWVPRTRPDQLSAWISEFVGDRESGGQGGPGDSDASRSTAPAATGIHAERFGGQLVLVTGAASGIGRATALSFARAGARVVAVDRDAEGVARTAETARQVGASAAWAETVDVGDEQAMEKLAEKVAAECGVVDVLVNNAGIGLSGSFLDTTSEDWRNVLDVNLWGVIHGCRIFGRQMADRGQGGHIVNVASAAAYQPSRVLPAYSTSKAAVLMLSECLRAELADRSIGVSAICPGFIDTGITGTARFAGADDAEQERLRRRTARLYSLRNYPAEKVARAILEAVVHNRAVVPVTPEARGTRLLSQISPRIRRGIARLRPPL; encoded by the coding sequence GTGGATCTGCGAGGCGCACGTGAGCGCTGGGTGCGTACCGGTGGAATCGAGCTGTGCGTGGCCGAGTTGGGCGACCCCTCGCAGCCGACGATCGTGCTGGTGCACGGCTATCCGGACAGCAAGGAGGTCTGGTCCGAGGTCGCCCGGCGGCTGGCGGAGCGCTGGCACGTGGTGCTCTACGACGTGCGGGGCCACGGCAGGTCGACGGCTCCCAGACCGTTGCGCGGCGGCTTCACACTCGAGAAGCTGACCGACGACTTCCTGGCCGTCGTGGACGCCGTGAGCCCGGACCGGCCGGTCCACGTGGTCGGCCACGACTGGGGTTCGGTCCAGTCCTGGGAGTTCGCGACGGTGGAGCGGACAAAAGGCCGCATCGCCTCGTTCACGTCGATGTCCGGGCCGTCCCTCGACCACTTCGGGCACTGGATCAAACAGCGGGCGTCCCGGCCGAGCCCCCGCCGCCTGGGACAACTGCTCGGACAGGGAGCCAAGTCCTGGTACGTGTACGCGCTGCACACACCCGTTCTGCCGGAGATGGCCTGGCGCGGGCCGCTCGGCAGGCAGTGGCCACGGATCCTGCGGCGGATGGAGAAGGTGCCAGCGGACGGATATCCGACGGCGTCGCTCCCGCAGGACGCCGCGCACGGAGCCTGGCTCTACCGTGACAACATCCGGACCCGGCTGCGCCGACCGCGCCCGGACGCCCACGCCCACGTGCCGGTGCAGCTGATCACACCGACCGGTGACGCCTTCCTCTCTCCCTCGCTCTACGACGACCTGGAGACGTGGGTGCCCAGGTTGGTGCGCCGCGCACTGCCGGCGAAGCACTGGGTCCCGCGCACCAGGCCCGACCAGCTGTCCGCGTGGATCAGTGAGTTCGTCGGCGACCGCGAATCCGGTGGGCAGGGCGGCCCCGGTGACTCCGACGCCTCGCGATCGACGGCGCCGGCTGCCACGGGTATCCATGCGGAGCGCTTCGGCGGGCAGTTGGTGCTGGTGACGGGCGCCGCCTCGGGGATCGGACGCGCCACGGCGCTGTCGTTCGCACGCGCCGGGGCACGGGTGGTGGCCGTGGACCGGGACGCCGAGGGCGTCGCCCGGACGGCTGAGACCGCGCGCCAGGTCGGCGCGTCCGCCGCATGGGCCGAAACGGTGGACGTCGGGGACGAACAGGCCATGGAGAAGCTCGCGGAGAAGGTCGCCGCCGAATGCGGTGTCGTGGACGTCCTGGTGAACAACGCGGGTATCGGACTGTCGGGTTCCTTCCTCGACACGACGAGCGAGGACTGGCGGAACGTCCTCGACGTCAATCTGTGGGGCGTCATCCACGGTTGCCGGATCTTCGGCAGGCAGATGGCCGACCGCGGGCAAGGCGGCCATATCGTCAACGTCGCTTCGGCGGCGGCCTATCAGCCGTCGCGGGTGCTGCCGGCGTACAGCACCTCGAAAGCCGCCGTGCTGATGCTCAGTGAGTGCCTGCGCGCGGAACTGGCCGACCGGTCGATCGGGGTCAGTGCCATATGCCCTGGATTCATCGACACGGGAATCACCGGGACCGCGCGCTTCGCAGGGGCCGACGACGCGGAGCAGGAGCGTCTGCGTAGGCGGACGGCCCGGCTGTACTCGCTCCGCAACTATCCTGCGGAGAAGGTGGCCAGGGCGATCCTCGAAGCCGTGGTGCACAACCGGGCGGTGGTACCGGTCACCCCTGAGGCCCGCGGCACACGACTGCTGTCACAGATCAGTCCACGGATACGGCGAGGCATCGCACGCCTGAGACCACCACTCTGA